The Thermomonospora amylolytica sequence GCGGCGTTCACCACGGCGGTGACCCCGCTGGCGCGGGCCATCTTGTACAGGTGGCCGAGCAGGCCGAAACCGGTCACGTCGGTGGCGGCCCGCGCCCCGGCCTCCAGGGCGAGCCGGGCGGCGTCCTCGTTCAGGGTGGTCATCGCGGCGACGGCCTGGGGGAACGGCTCTCCGGTGGCCTTGTGCCGGGTGTTGAGCACCCCGATGCCCAGCGGCTTGCTCAGCGACAGCGGCAGGCCGGGGCGGGCGGCGTCCAGGCGCAGCAGCCGGCCGGGGTCGGCCAGGCCGGTCACCGCCATCCCGTACTTGGGCTCGGGGTCGTCGATGCTGTGCCCGCCGGTCACGTGGCAGCCGGCCCGGGCGGCGACGTCGTGGCCGCCGCGCAGCACCTCGCGGGCCAGTTCCATCGGCAGCGTGTCGCGCGGCCAGCCCAGCAGGTTGACCGCCATCAGCGGGCGCCCGCCGACCGCGTAGACGTCCGACAGGGCGTTGGCGGCGGCGATCCGGCCCCAGTCGTAGGGGTCGTCGACCACGGGGGTGAAGAAGTCGACGGTGGACACCACCGCCCGGTCGCCGTCGATGGACAGCACCGCCGCGTCGTCGCCGTCGTCCAGCCCGATCAGCAGCCCGTCCGCGGCGCCGGGGACGGCGCCCAGCCCGGCGACCATGGCCTCCAGCTCGCCCGGGGGATCTTGCAGGCGCACCCTCCGCCGTGGGCGTAGCTGGTCAGCCGTACGGACGTCACCCGGCCACTATCGCACCGGGCCCGCTGCCGGGCAACGTGCGACGCCGGGCCCGCGTCCGGCCCGGGTCCGGGGGCCTGTGCAGCAGCACACGGCCAGATCAAGGGTGGGTCACAAGGGTTGTCCGAACGACGTTCGGTGTGGTGCGATACCCCCGCCGCAAGTAGTCACTGACATCGAAGGGGCGCCCATGCAGGCGGAGATCCTCGAGCGGAGAGCCGAGTTCGAGCGGGCCATCGACGGCATGACGCTGTGCACCCGGCTGCGCGACACGGCCGAACGGCATCCGGATCTGCCCGCCTACTCCGACCGGGGGGCGGACGGCGAGTGGACCACCCTCACCTGGGGCCAGACCCGGCGCAGGGCGCTGGAGGCCGCGGCCGGATTCGTCGCGCTCGGCCTGGAGCCCGGCGAGGTCGTGGCGCTGATGATGCCCAACCGGTCCGAGCACGTGCTGGCCGACTTCGGCGCCGTGCACGCCGGCGGGACGCCCACCACCGTCTACGCCACCCTGGCCCCCGACCAGGTCGCGTTCGTGGCGGGCAACTGCTCGGCCGCGTACGCGGTGCTGGACGGGCGGGACCAGCTCGACCGGTGGACGCCGGTGCTGGACCGGCTGCCCGCGCTGCGCAAGGTGATCGTCGTGGACGCCGCCGCCTGCCCGGCCGGCGACAGGTTCATCACCTGGGACGACTTCATGGCGCTGGGCCGGGAGCGGCTGGCCGCCGACGCGGCCGCGATCGACCGGCGCTGGCAGGCGATCACGCCCGAGGACACCCTGTGCGTGCTGTACACCTCCGGCACCACCGGCAACCCCAAGGGCGTGCTGATCACCCACCGGATGGCGCTGTACGAGGCCGCGGTGTCCGAGGCGGTCTCGGAGCTGCCGCCGCACAACACCGCCATCTCCTACCTGCCGTTCGCGCACATCGCCGACCGGGTGCTGAGCATGTACCTGCCGGTGGTCCGGGCCGCGCACATCCACTTCTGCCCCGACCCGGCCCAGCTGACCTCGGTGCTGGGGCAGGTGCGGCCGCACTCGTTCTTCGGCGTGCCGCGGGTCTGGGAGAAGATCATGGCGGGCGTCCAGGCGGTGCTCGGCGCCGAGACCGACGAGGCCAGGAAGGCCGCCGTGGCCGCCGCGATGGAGGCCGGCCGCGCGTACGTGCGGGGCCGGGAGTACGGCAACACCGTCACCCCCGAGGTGCAGGCGGCCTTCGACCGGGCCGACGCGGCGGTGCTGCGGCCGATGCGCGCCCTGCTCGGGCTGGACCGGGTGGAGCAGGCGCTCAGCGCCGCCGCCCCGCTGCCGATCGAGGTGGCCCGGTTCTTCGCCGGCCTGGGCATCCGGATCATGGACGTGTACGGGATGACCGAGACCACCGGCGCGGTCACCGCCAACACCGACGAGGCGTTCCGGCTCGGCACGGTGGGCCGGCCGTTCCCGGGCGTGGAGCTGAGGCTGGCCGAGGACGGCGAGATCCTGATCCGCGGCACCACCTGCACCCCCGGCTACCTGAACCGCCCCGACGCCACCGCCGAGCTGAAGGACTCCGACGGCTGGGTGCACACCGGCGACGTGGGCGAACTGGACGCCGACGGGTTCCTCAAGGTGGTGGACCGCAAGAAGGAGCTGCTGATCACCGCGGGCGGGGAGAACATCGCCCCGTCGCTGATCGAGAACCTGCTCAAGGAGCACCCGCTGGTCGGGCAGGCGCTGGCCTACGGCGACCGCCGCCCCTACGTGGTCGCGCTGATCACCCTGGACGGCGAGGTCGCGCCGGTGTGGGCCGCCGCGGCCGGGATCGACACCACCGACCTGGCCGCGCTGGCCGAGCACCCGGTGGTGCTGGCCGAGGTGGGCAGGGCGGTGGAGGACGCCAACGCCCGGCTGGCACGGGTCCAGCAGGTCAAGAGGTGGCGGCTGCTGCCGGCCGAGTGGACCGCCGAGAGCGAGGAGCTGACCCCGACCCTCAAGCTGAAGCGGCGGGTCGTGCACGCCAAGTACGCCGACGTCATCGAGCAGCTGTACCGGTCCTGAGCAGGAGCGGCGCCGCGATCGCGTAGGGTCGGCGGTGGAGGCGTGCGAGCGCCTGGTGGGCTCCCCGGCCTTCAAAGCCGGCGGACCCGAGCATCTCGGGTCGGCGGGTTCGATTCCCGTACGCCTCCGCCACGTCCGCCCGCGCCCGGCGTCCTCCGGCCGGTCAGGACTTGCACAAGTACTGCCGGACCACCCCGAGCACCTGGTCGGCCTGCGCCGGGGCGAGGTTCTCGCCGAAGCGGCTGCGCACGTTCTCCACGAGCTGCTGCGGGGTCGCGCCCTTGGCGATGTCCCGGCAGGTGGCCTGGCCGTTGCGGATCGCCTCGCCCTCGTTCTCGACGAGGGCGGGGTTGATCTCGACCAGCTTGGTCATGTACGCCAGCCGCTCGTTGGGCGGCAGGCTCCCGGTCCCGCCGCCGGAGCCGCCCGCGGCGGGGGCGCTCGTCGCGGGTCCCGGGGCCGTGGGACTCGGGGCGGCGTCGCCGCCGGACTCGCCGCCGCATCCGGCGACCAGCAGTCCGCACACCATCACAGAAGTGATCATCCGTCGCATGGGGGGACGATAGCCCCGTACGTCACTCCCGTCCCGGCCCCGCAGGCGGCATTGTCGCGATTCCCAGTCCGGCCGGGAACGTCATGTGACCGGGAGGATCTCCGCCCGGGTCAGCGTCCCGTCCGCGATGTGCAGCATCCCGATCGTGCCGTGCGGCTGACGGCGCCGGTCGGTGGGCGAGCCGGGGTTGAAGATCCGCAGCCCGCCGCCGGACTCGTCCAGCGGGATGTGCGAGTGGCCGAACACCACCAGGCCGGCGTCGGGGAAGCGGCGGCGCATCCGGTTCAGCCGGCCCTTGGCGGGGCCGCTGTCGTGGATCATCGCCACCCGCAGCCCGGCCAGGTCCAGCTCCAGGGTCTCCGGGGCGCCCCAGGCCGCCACGTCGGGCCCGTCGTTGTTGCCCAGCACCGCGCGGACCGGCGCATACCGCGACAGCTCCGCCAGCACGTCGGCGGTGCACACGTCGCCCGCGTGCAGGATCAGGTCGGCGTCGCGCAGGTGCTCGGCCACGGCGGGCGGGCAGCCGCGCCAGCGCCGTGGCGCGTGCGTGTCGGACAGGACGATCACCTTCATGGTCACGGCATGCCCACGGTAGCGTCACGAACGCGGCTGACAACGCTTGTCACACAGAGCGGGAGATGGGTCAATTGCTTTCACGGTCCGTCCGCCTCCCGACGGGGGGCACGACAGAGCGGAGGCGTCCGTGCGCGAAGGACCCATGGAACGGGTTCCGGTGAACCGCCCCTTCTGGGAGGAGCTCACCGCCGCCGAGCGGGAGGCGCTGAGCCGGGCGGGCCGCGTGCGGACCTTCCGTCCCGGCGGTGAGCCGCTCACCTTCGAGGGGGACGTCTCCGCGCACATGCTCGTCATCCTGGACGGCTGGGCCAAGGTCGTCTCCCCCACCGACTCCGGCCGTGAGGTGGTGCTGGCCGTGCGGGGGCCCGGCGACATGGTGGGCGAGATCTCGGCGATGTTCGACCGGCCCCGCACCGCGACCGTGCAGGCGCTGGCGCCGGTCCGCGCCCTCAGCGTGCCGGCGGGGCGGTTCAAGGCGTTCCTGGACCGGCATCCGCGCAGCTGGTGGCCGCTGATGGCGACCATCGTGGACCGCATGGGCGAGCTGGGCAACCGGCTGCGGGTCAAGGCCAGCGCCGACGGCACCTGCCGGCTGGCGCACCTGCTGGTGCACCTGGCCGAGGTGTCGCTGCGGTACACCGAGCCGGGGCCGGACGGCCGGATCCCGATCCTGCCGCCGCTGTCGCAGGCCGACCTGGGCAGCTGGGTGGACGCCTCCCGGGAGACCGCCGCCCGCGGCTTCGGCGAGCTGCGCGACCGCGGCCTGGTGCAGACCGCCTACCGCAAGGTCACGGTGCTGGACCTGCCGGGGCTGCGGGCGTTCGCCGCGGGCTGCGTCGAGGACTGAGCGTTCCGGCGGGCCTGCTAGCGTGCCCGCCGTGAGCGATGCGAACGAACCGGTGAACGAGTACGCGGCGACGTTCCGGATGGTCGACCTCGACGGGGACGGGTTCATCTCCGTGGACGAGCTGAAGAGCCTGATGAGGGCGCTCGGGCAGGAGATCGACCACGTCCGCGCGGTCGAGGTGATGGTGGAGGCCGACGGCAGCCGCGACGGGAAGATGTCGCTGGAGGAGTTCACCGCCTTCATGTCCCGGTACGCCGGACGCTGAGGCGGGCCGGGACCTGCCGGGACCGGCCGGGGGCCGGTCAGCCGCCAGCGGCGGCCCGGGTGCGGTCGCCGGTCACGCCGAGCTCGGCGGCGAACCAGGCGATGGTGCGGCGCAGCCCCTCGGTGTTGGGCACCCGGGGCTCCCAGCCGAGCCGTTCCCGGGCCAGCGTGGTGTCGGGGCAGCGCACCGACGGGTCGTCGGTGGGCCGCTCGACGAACTCGATCGGCGAGTCGGACCCGGCCAGCTCGCGGATGGTCTCGGCGAGCGCCAGCACCGAGGTCTCCTCGGCGTTGCCGATGTTGACCGGCCCGGCCAGGTCGCTGCAGGCCAGCGCCAGGACGCCGGCCACCGTGTCGTCGACGTAGCAGATCGACCGGGTCTGCGAGCCGTCCCCGGCGACGGTCAGCGGCTCGCCCGCCAGCGCCTGCCGGATGAACGTGGGGATGGCCCGGCCGTCGTGCGGGCGCATCCGCGGGCCGTAGGTGTTGAAGATCCGCACGATGCCGGTGTCGACGCCCCGGCTGTTGCGGTACGCGGTGGTCAGCGCCTCGGCGTACCGCTTGGCCTCGTCGTAGACGCTGCGCGGCCCCACCGGGTTGACGTTGCCCCAGTAGTCCTCGCGCTGCGGGTGCTGCAGCGGGTCGCCGTACACCTCGCTGGTGGAGGCCAGGACGAACCGGGCGCCCTTCTCGCGGGCCAGGCCGAGGGCGTGCAGCGTGCCGAGCCCGCCGACCTTGAGCGTCTCGACCGGGAGCTTGAGGTAGTCGATCGGCGAGGCCGCCGACGCGAAGTGCAGCACCAGGTCCACGTCGCCGGGCACGTGCACGAACCCGGTCAGGTCGCACTCCACGACCCGGAACCCGGGCCTGCCCATCAGGTGCGCCACGTTCCGCGGCGTCCCGGTCAGGAAGTTGTCCATGCAGACGACGCCGACGCCGCGGTCCAGCAGCCGTTCGCACAGGTGCGAGCCGAGGAACCCGGCTCCCCCGGTGACCACGGCGCGGCGGATGCGGCGCCGTGACGCGTTGCCCGTCATGCGGTCTCCTCCCTGTGCGGGGACGACCCCCCGCACCCCCCGGCGAGAACGGCGCTCATGCCGCTCCTTCGTCTCGTGCGTGTCCCGCGTGGGCGCGGACCCGTTCGACCAGGCGGCTGGTGGACCGGCCCTCCAGGTACGGCAGCAGCACCACCTGGCCCCCGTGGCGGCGGACGATCCGGGCCTCGGGCAGTTCGGCGGACGCGTAGTCGGCGCCCTTGACCCACAGGTCCGGCCGCAGCCGTTCCAGCAGCCGTTCCGGGGTGCGCTCGGCGAAGATCAGCACGGCGTCGACGCAGTCGAGCGCGCCGAGCACCCGGGCACGGTCCTGCTCGGGCATCACCGGCCGGTCCGGACCCTTGAGGGCGCGCACCGAGGCGTCGGAGTTCAGGCACACCACCAGCAGGTCGCCCAGCGCCCGCGCCTGGCGCAGCAGGCTGACGTGGCCGGGGTGCAGCAGGTCGAAGCAGCCGCCGGTGGCGACCACGGTGCCGCCCCGGGCGCGGACCCGTTCGACCAGCTCCCACGGGTCGTCGGCGGCGACGGCCGGATCGGGCCGGGCCTGCGGGACGGTCCCGGAGGCGACGAACTCGGCGGCACGGCGGACGGCGTCGGTGACGGCCTCGCTGGGCAGCGCCCCGTCCGCGAGCGCCAGCGCCGTGGCGGCCGAGAAGCAGTCCCCCGCACCGCACGGGTCGACCGGCCCGGTGACCTGCGGCGCGGTCGCCACGTAGGGCACGTCGTCGCCGACCGACAGCAGCGCGCCCCGCTCCCCCAGCGTCACCGCGACCCCGGCGACGCCCCACCGGGCCACCAGCGCGGCGGCGTCCCGGGCGGCCTGCCCGAGCGGGTCGCGGGTCTGCTCCGGCGTGCCGGCGAACGCCCGCGCCTCGGAACGGTTCGGGGTGGCCAGCCGGACCGGGCGGACCGGCGGCGCGCCCCGCGGATGCGGATCCCACACGACCGGCACGTCCTTCGGCAGCCCGGCCAGGGTCCGCCGGACGTCCTCGTGCGCGGTCGTTCCCCGCCCGTAGTCGGCGACCAGCACGGCCGCGGCGTCCCGCAGCGCCGCCGCGACGCCGTCGCCGAGCGGGGCGCCGGCGGCCATCCGCCCGTCGCCCTGGTCGACGCGGACCAGGGACTGCCCGGCGGCGCGGATCCGGGTCTTGCGCACGGTCCGCCCGTCCAGCGGCAGCCGCACCAGGCCGACCTCGGCCTCCAGCAGCCCGGCCAGGGCCTCGCCGGACTCGTCCGCGCCGAGTGGGGCGACCAGCACCACCTCCCGGCCCGACATCCGGGCGGCCAGCGTGGCGGCCAGCCCGGCGCCCCCGGCACGGCGGTGCTCGCGCACGTCGGAGACCACCGGGACCGGCGCGTCCGGGGCCACCCGCTCGACGGTGCCGGTCAGGTCCACGTCCAGCAGGGCGTCGCCGACGACGACCAGCGGCCCGGCCCTCACGTGCGCACCGCCTGCCGATCGCCCTCGCAGATCACCCGGTCCACCACGGCGCACAGCATGTGCACCACGGCCAGGTGGATCTCCTGCACGGTGGCGGTGACCGGGGCGTCGACCGCCAGCGCCTCCTCGCAGATCCCCGCCAGCGGGTTGGGGGCGGGCCCGGTCATCGCCCAGGTCCGCATGCCGATCGCCTGCGCGGCGCGGGCGGCGGCGATCACGTTCCGGCTGGTGCCGCTGGTCGACATGCAGATCAGCACGTCGCCGGGGCGGCCGTGGGCGCGCACCTGGCGGGCGAACGCCTCGTCGGCGCCGTAGTCGTTGCCGATCGCGGTGAGCGCGGAGGTGTCGCCGTGCAGCGGGATCGCCGACAGCGGCCGCCGCTCGCTCTCGAACCGGCCCACCAATTCGGCGGTCAGATGCTGGGCCTGCGCGGCGCTGCCGCCGTTGCCGCAGGCCAGCAGGCGCCCGCCGGAGTCCAGCACGGCCGCCAGCCGGGTGCCCCAGTCCTCCACCAGGGCGGTGCGCCGGCGCAGCCGCCGCAGCGCGGTCTCCAGCCGGGTCAGATGCGCCTCGGTCATGACCTCGCTCCCTTCGTGCCCCCGGCCAGCCCGACCAGCCCGGCCATCGCGGCCCGCGGGCCGTACCCGGCCAGTTGCTCGTACACCGACTCGGTGGAGGCGGCGATCCGTTCCCACGAGTACAGGGCGCGGGCGCGGCGGGCGCCAGCCCGGCCCAGCCGGGTCCGCCGGCGGCGGTCCGCCAGCAGCTCGGTGAGGCGCCCGGCCAGCGCCGCCGGGTCGCGCGGCGGAACGTGCAGGCCGGTGACGCCGTCGATCACGGTGTCCAGGTGCCCGCCGACCGCCGAGGCGACCACCGGGGTGCCGCAGGCCATCGCCTCGACCGGCACCATCCCGAACGGCTCGTACCAGGGGACGCTGACCACCGCGTCCGCCGAGCGCATGAGGGCCGGGGCCTCGTCGTGCGGCACCCGGCCCAGGAACGTCACCCGGTCGGCGACACCGTGCTCGTCGGCCAGCGCCCGCAGCCGCCGGGCCTCGGGGTCCGCGTCCAGTTCCTCGGCCCCCGGCCCGCCGGCCACGACCAGTTCGGCGTCGGGGACCGCGGCGATCGCCTCGATGGCGGTGTCGACGCCCTTGCGCGGCACCATCCGGCCGATGCTGAGCACCCGGGGCCGGTCGCCGCGCAACGCGACGGGCCCGTCCGGCCGGAACAGGTCCAGGTCCACGCCGCAGGGGATGACCACCGCAGAGTCCGGGCGGACTCTATACGCGCATAGTTCTTGGACCTCAGAAGAACAGGTGGCGATGACCGCGTCGGCCTCCCGGGCGACGCGGGGCTCCAGCCAGCGCCGTTCGGGCGGGCTGGTGTCGGCCTCGCGCTGGTGACGGCGCTTGACGGAGCCGAGCGCGTGGAACGTCTGCGCCACCGGGACGTCCAGGTCCCGGGCCGCCAGCAGCGCCGCGTACCCGCTCATCCAGAAGTGGGCGTGCACCACGTCGGGTCGTTCGTCCAGCCAGCGGCGGCCCAGCTCCTCGGCGAACTCCGGCATGTACGGCAGCAGCTCGTCCTTGGGGACGGGACGGGGCGGGCCGGCCGGAACGTGCTCGACGACCACGCCCGGGGCCAGCGGGACCCGGGCGGGCAGGTCGGGCGAGTCGCGCCGGGTGTGCACGGTGACCTGATGGCCGCGCGCCCCCAGTGCCGTGGCGAGGGCGGCCACGTGCACGTTCTGTCCCCCGGCGTCCGCACCCCCCAGCACCGCCAGCGGGCTGGCGTGTTCGGAAACCATGTGGATGATCAAAGGCTTCTCCTCGCGAGGTTCGCTTCGCGGATGCGCCCGGCATCCGGCCGCCGGTCAGCCCGTGGGCTGCGGCCCCCTCGCCACCGGTGCCGGTGGCGGCCGGTGCGCCTTGGCGGCGCACGCAACAGGACTCTCCCGAAACAGCGGCCTGAAACGCCCCATACGTATGGACCGGATTCCGGTGCCCGGGACGGGCGCTTGTGACGGTGGCGTCGCGTGCGGTGTTTGAGTCGCTCCGGTTCGGAGACAAGGCGGCACGAAAGGTTGCATTCACGCTGGGAGGCAGAATGCGGATCCTGGGCGTCAACGCCGTCTTCCACGATCCGGCGGCGGCGCTGGTGATCGACGGGCGGGTCGTGGCGGCGGCCGAGGAGGAACGGTTCAGCCGCCGCAAGCACGGCAAGCGTCCGGTGCCCTTCTCGGCCTGGGAGCAGCCGGCGCTGTCGGCGGCCTGGTGCCTGGAGCGGGCCGGGCTGCGGCCCGAGGACGTCGATCTGGTCGGCTTCTCCTACGACCCGGCGCTGGTGCCCCCGATCGAGGAACTGGGGCTGCACGACCCCTGGGATCATCTGCGCACCGAGTTCGCCCGGCAGGCCCCCGGGTTCCTCGCCGACGCCCTGCCCGGACTGGATCCGGCGAAGGTGACGTTCCTGCCGCATCATGTGGCGCACGCCGCGTCGGCGGGCCTGGCGGTCGGCGACCGGTCCTGCAGCGTGCTGGTGTGCGACGGGCGCGGCGAGGCCCACTCCCACCTGTCGGGCCGCTACCGCGACGGGAGGCTGGAGACCCTGGCGAGCCAGCGGCTGCCGCACTCGCTGGGCCTGATGTACGAGGAGCTGACCGCCCACCTGGGGTTCCTGAGGTCCTCCGACGAGTACAAGGTCATGGCGCTGGCCTCCTACGGCAAGCCGCGCCACCTGGACCTGCTGCGCGAGAGGGTCCGCGCCACCGAGGACGGCGGCTTCGTCACCGGCCGGATCGACTG is a genomic window containing:
- a CDS encoding AMP-dependent synthetase/ligase, producing the protein MQAEILERRAEFERAIDGMTLCTRLRDTAERHPDLPAYSDRGADGEWTTLTWGQTRRRALEAAAGFVALGLEPGEVVALMMPNRSEHVLADFGAVHAGGTPTTVYATLAPDQVAFVAGNCSAAYAVLDGRDQLDRWTPVLDRLPALRKVIVVDAAACPAGDRFITWDDFMALGRERLAADAAAIDRRWQAITPEDTLCVLYTSGTTGNPKGVLITHRMALYEAAVSEAVSELPPHNTAISYLPFAHIADRVLSMYLPVVRAAHIHFCPDPAQLTSVLGQVRPHSFFGVPRVWEKIMAGVQAVLGAETDEARKAAVAAAMEAGRAYVRGREYGNTVTPEVQAAFDRADAAVLRPMRALLGLDRVEQALSAAAPLPIEVARFFAGLGIRIMDVYGMTETTGAVTANTDEAFRLGTVGRPFPGVELRLAEDGEILIRGTTCTPGYLNRPDATAELKDSDGWVHTGDVGELDADGFLKVVDRKKELLITAGGENIAPSLIENLLKEHPLVGQALAYGDRRPYVVALITLDGEVAPVWAAAAGIDTTDLAALAEHPVVLAEVGRAVEDANARLARVQQVKRWRLLPAEWTAESEELTPTLKLKRRVVHAKYADVIEQLYRS
- a CDS encoding DUF732 domain-containing protein translates to MITSVMVCGLLVAGCGGESGGDAAPSPTAPGPATSAPAAGGSGGGTGSLPPNERLAYMTKLVEINPALVENEGEAIRNGQATCRDIAKGATPQQLVENVRSRFGENLAPAQADQVLGVVRQYLCKS
- a CDS encoding metallophosphoesterase family protein; this encodes MKVIVLSDTHAPRRWRGCPPAVAEHLRDADLILHAGDVCTADVLAELSRYAPVRAVLGNNDGPDVAAWGAPETLELDLAGLRVAMIHDSGPAKGRLNRMRRRFPDAGLVVFGHSHIPLDESGGGLRIFNPGSPTDRRRQPHGTIGMLHIADGTLTRAEILPVT
- a CDS encoding Crp/Fnr family transcriptional regulator, which encodes MERVPVNRPFWEELTAAEREALSRAGRVRTFRPGGEPLTFEGDVSAHMLVILDGWAKVVSPTDSGREVVLAVRGPGDMVGEISAMFDRPRTATVQALAPVRALSVPAGRFKAFLDRHPRSWWPLMATIVDRMGELGNRLRVKASADGTCRLAHLLVHLAEVSLRYTEPGPDGRIPILPPLSQADLGSWVDASRETAARGFGELRDRGLVQTAYRKVTVLDLPGLRAFAAGCVED
- a CDS encoding EF-hand domain-containing protein, which encodes MSDANEPVNEYAATFRMVDLDGDGFISVDELKSLMRALGQEIDHVRAVEVMVEADGSRDGKMSLEEFTAFMSRYAGR
- a CDS encoding UDP-glucuronic acid decarboxylase family protein yields the protein MTGNASRRRIRRAVVTGGAGFLGSHLCERLLDRGVGVVCMDNFLTGTPRNVAHLMGRPGFRVVECDLTGFVHVPGDVDLVLHFASAASPIDYLKLPVETLKVGGLGTLHALGLAREKGARFVLASTSEVYGDPLQHPQREDYWGNVNPVGPRSVYDEAKRYAEALTTAYRNSRGVDTGIVRIFNTYGPRMRPHDGRAIPTFIRQALAGEPLTVAGDGSQTRSICYVDDTVAGVLALACSDLAGPVNIGNAEETSVLALAETIRELAGSDSPIEFVERPTDDPSVRCPDTTLARERLGWEPRVPNTEGLRRTIAWFAAELGVTGDRTRAAAGG
- the rfaE2 gene encoding D-glycero-beta-D-manno-heptose 1-phosphate adenylyltransferase, whose amino-acid sequence is MRAGPLVVVGDALLDVDLTGTVERVAPDAPVPVVSDVREHRRAGGAGLAATLAARMSGREVVLVAPLGADESGEALAGLLEAEVGLVRLPLDGRTVRKTRIRAAGQSLVRVDQGDGRMAAGAPLGDGVAAALRDAAAVLVADYGRGTTAHEDVRRTLAGLPKDVPVVWDPHPRGAPPVRPVRLATPNRSEARAFAGTPEQTRDPLGQAARDAAALVARWGVAGVAVTLGERGALLSVGDDVPYVATAPQVTGPVDPCGAGDCFSAATALALADGALPSEAVTDAVRRAAEFVASGTVPQARPDPAVAADDPWELVERVRARGGTVVATGGCFDLLHPGHVSLLRQARALGDLLVVCLNSDASVRALKGPDRPVMPEQDRARVLGALDCVDAVLIFAERTPERLLERLRPDLWVKGADYASAELPEARIVRRHGGQVVLLPYLEGRSTSRLVERVRAHAGHARDEGAA
- a CDS encoding D-sedoheptulose-7-phosphate isomerase yields the protein MTEAHLTRLETALRRLRRRTALVEDWGTRLAAVLDSGGRLLACGNGGSAAQAQHLTAELVGRFESERRPLSAIPLHGDTSALTAIGNDYGADEAFARQVRAHGRPGDVLICMSTSGTSRNVIAAARAAQAIGMRTWAMTGPAPNPLAGICEEALAVDAPVTATVQEIHLAVVHMLCAVVDRVICEGDRQAVRT
- a CDS encoding glycosyltransferase, with protein sequence MIIHMVSEHASPLAVLGGADAGGQNVHVAALATALGARGHQVTVHTRRDSPDLPARVPLAPGVVVEHVPAGPPRPVPKDELLPYMPEFAEELGRRWLDERPDVVHAHFWMSGYAALLAARDLDVPVAQTFHALGSVKRRHQREADTSPPERRWLEPRVAREADAVIATCSSEVQELCAYRVRPDSAVVIPCGVDLDLFRPDGPVALRGDRPRVLSIGRMVPRKGVDTAIEAIAAVPDAELVVAGGPGAEELDADPEARRLRALADEHGVADRVTFLGRVPHDEAPALMRSADAVVSVPWYEPFGMVPVEAMACGTPVVASAVGGHLDTVIDGVTGLHVPPRDPAALAGRLTELLADRRRRTRLGRAGARRARALYSWERIAASTESVYEQLAGYGPRAAMAGLVGLAGGTKGARS